The following proteins come from a genomic window of Thermoproteus sp.:
- a CDS encoding HAD family hydrolase, translating into MSIKAITFDVWGTILPVEPAIKAVADVLVKTLGGRASWSSVYSFIQEERRALKLARRERQEFVPPTYNLFRIKRKMKERGMAADFDVYEVQNAIDRAVGSLDVRPLQDAVEALKAARDDGYKVGIVSNILLWSSKATRELLAKLDITGLLDAQIYADDVGVVKPNPRIFEMALTVLVGDVMPDVYVHVGDDFYEDFLGAMMADYQAVLVDRGGVYIKRDYHEAVPCRAYIVRDLKVLGLITHQIESCVIK; encoded by the coding sequence ATGAGCATCAAGGCGATAACATTCGACGTGTGGGGCACGATTCTCCCAGTAGAGCCCGCTATAAAAGCTGTTGCCGACGTCTTGGTCAAGACTTTGGGGGGAAGGGCGTCTTGGAGCTCGGTCTATTCCTTCATCCAGGAGGAGCGGCGGGCGTTAAAGCTCGCCCGTAGGGAGCGACAAGAGTTCGTGCCGCCGACGTATAACCTATTCCGCATAAAGAGGAAGATGAAGGAGCGCGGCATGGCGGCCGACTTCGACGTATATGAGGTACAGAACGCCATTGATCGGGCGGTGGGTAGTCTTGATGTGAGGCCGCTTCAAGACGCAGTGGAGGCATTGAAGGCAGCTAGAGATGACGGGTATAAGGTGGGCATCGTCTCTAACATATTGTTGTGGAGCTCTAAGGCTACTAGAGAGCTCTTGGCGAAGCTAGACATAACGGGCCTTCTAGACGCACAGATATATGCCGACGACGTCGGGGTCGTGAAGCCGAACCCCCGCATATTCGAAATGGCGCTGACGGTGCTCGTAGGCGACGTGATGCCAGACGTATATGTACATGTCGGCGACGACTTCTACGAGGACTTCCTAGGCGCCATGATGGCCGACTATCAGGCGGTGTTGGTGGACAGAGGAGGGGTCTACATCAAGAGGGACTACCACGAGGCCGTGCCCTGCAGGGCCTATATAGTACGCGACTT
- the metG gene encoding methionine--tRNA ligase subunit beta, with product MSLITIDDFKKIDLRVGKIVEATRIEGSRKLIRILVDLGSEKRQVVAGLAERYKPEDLVGKYVVVVANLQPRRLMGYESQGMLLATCDKPTLLTVLEPGDEHVGERVC from the coding sequence GTGAGCCTTATCACAATCGACGACTTTAAGAAGATCGACTTGAGGGTCGGCAAGATCGTCGAGGCGACCAGGATAGAGGGCTCCCGGAAGCTTATTAGGATCTTGGTTGACTTGGGCTCCGAGAAGCGACAGGTCGTGGCTGGCCTCGCCGAGCGCTATAAGCCGGAGGATCTGGTGGGGAAATACGTCGTGGTTGTGGCCAACTTACAGCCGAGAAGGCTCATGGGCTATGAAAGCCAGGGGATGTTGCTCGCCACATGCGACAAGCCGACCCTCCTCACAGTGTTGGAGCCAGGGGACGAACATGTCGGCGAGCGGGTCTGTTAA
- the uppS gene encoding polyprenyl diphosphate synthase, giving the protein MSASGSVNLPRHIAVIPDGNRRYAKKYGLSLVEAYRRGVEKVRKFATWALEYKEIKHMTFFALSTENLQRSKLELELLFKVFKDEIRRTLEDPIIHDNKIRVWFIGDRTLLPRDLVAEMERLEDATSSYGDYDLVLALGYGGRAEIARCIRRILDGEVKLDKIDEITLFNCLDTRFLKYPEPDLIIRTGGEKRLSNFLLYQTAYSELFFLDKYWPEIEKEDLREILEEYTRRQRRFGR; this is encoded by the coding sequence ATGTCGGCGAGCGGGTCTGTTAACCTGCCTAGACATATAGCGGTAATTCCGGACGGCAATAGGAGGTACGCCAAGAAGTATGGGCTGTCGCTAGTGGAAGCCTATAGGCGCGGAGTCGAGAAGGTCCGCAAATTCGCCACATGGGCGCTCGAGTACAAAGAGATAAAGCATATGACATTCTTCGCGTTGTCTACAGAGAACCTACAGAGGAGCAAACTGGAGTTAGAGCTTTTGTTTAAAGTCTTTAAGGATGAGATCAGGAGGACTCTGGAGGATCCGATAATCCATGACAACAAGATAAGGGTGTGGTTTATAGGAGACCGGACGTTGCTCCCGCGGGATTTAGTTGCAGAAATGGAGAGGCTTGAAGACGCCACTTCGTCTTATGGCGACTACGATCTGGTGCTGGCCCTCGGATATGGGGGGAGGGCCGAAATAGCTAGATGCATTAGAAGGATACTAGACGGCGAGGTCAAACTGGATAAAATCGACGAAATTACGCTTTTCAACTGCTTGGACACGCGCTTCCTTAAATATCCAGAGCCGGACCTAATAATTAGGACTGGAGGCGAGAAGAGGTTGAGCAACTTCCTCCTATATCAGACGGCATATAGTGAGCTGTTCTTTTTGGATAAGTACTGGCCGGAGATAGAGAAGGAGGACCTGAGGGAGATTTTGGAGGAGTATACTAGGAGGCAGAGGAGGTTTGGGCGCTAA